In Roseofilum capinflatum BLCC-M114, a genomic segment contains:
- a CDS encoding diacylglycerol/polyprenol kinase family protein has product MLSVLFVLSILAGLIILLRVYQQWYSPHPEWVRKLLHVGMGLVTLSFPWLFDSPVPVIGLAIGAIAFLCSIKFIPFFHARLGSVTDGVGRSSWGEVYFPLSVALVFTLSQGDLVCYLIPMLLLTLGDAVAALIGVSYGLHTYSTSEGRKSAEGSIAFFTVAFLSTHVPLLLLTDTGRAESLLIGVILGLQVMVLEAIAWQGLDNLFIPVGGLIMLKLFLPMDIPDLIFRLILTLIVGILTLGWRNRTTLNDSAVLGSAWLGYLTWVLADWRWFLPPVILFLAYSLLCPWTQQYQERRHDMRAVLSIGSTGILWLLLGKVTGQPVCFYAYTLAFAAHLAIIDIAVPQFHPQLPNGAFIGRSVLKGWVLIFVPFLWIQGWEAQAIAYAGEGLVTVGLIAIAFAILQQSCRELDETWMWIGRSAIVAFGSAISLSIWVIGNG; this is encoded by the coding sequence ATGCTGAGTGTCCTTTTCGTTTTATCAATTCTGGCAGGATTAATCATACTATTGCGGGTCTATCAGCAGTGGTACTCTCCCCATCCAGAATGGGTGCGTAAATTGCTTCATGTGGGAATGGGATTAGTCACCTTAAGCTTTCCCTGGTTATTTGATTCTCCCGTACCGGTAATCGGGTTGGCCATAGGGGCGATCGCCTTTTTATGCAGTATTAAGTTTATCCCTTTCTTTCATGCACGGCTCGGCAGTGTAACCGATGGTGTCGGCCGTAGCTCCTGGGGAGAGGTGTATTTCCCCCTATCAGTTGCCTTAGTTTTTACCTTATCCCAAGGCGATCTGGTTTGCTATCTGATTCCCATGTTGCTTCTAACCCTCGGAGATGCAGTAGCAGCACTTATTGGGGTCAGCTATGGATTGCACACCTACAGCACCTCAGAAGGGCGTAAAAGTGCGGAAGGCTCGATCGCCTTTTTCACCGTTGCTTTTTTAAGCACCCATGTTCCTTTATTGTTGCTCACAGATACAGGACGAGCCGAAAGCCTATTAATTGGGGTGATTTTAGGCTTGCAGGTCATGGTTTTAGAGGCGATCGCCTGGCAAGGATTGGATAATTTATTTATTCCCGTCGGTGGATTGATCATGTTAAAGCTATTTCTGCCGATGGATATTCCTGACCTTATTTTTCGTCTCATCCTTACCTTAATTGTGGGCATATTAACCCTGGGTTGGCGAAACCGAACGACCCTGAATGATAGCGCCGTTCTGGGAAGTGCTTGGTTGGGGTATTTAACCTGGGTATTAGCAGATTGGCGCTGGTTTCTTCCCCCAGTTATTTTATTTTTAGCCTATTCTTTGCTCTGTCCTTGGACTCAACAATATCAGGAACGCCGTCATGATATGCGTGCCGTTTTGAGTATTGGCTCAACGGGGATTTTATGGTTATTGCTGGGAAAAGTAACGGGTCAACCGGTTTGTTTTTATGCTTATACCCTGGCCTTTGCGGCTCATCTAGCTATCATTGATATTGCTGTACCTCAATTTCATCCCCAATTACCTAATGGGGCGTTTATTGGGCGCTCTGTTCTTAAAGGCTGGGTGTTAATTTTTGTACCATTTCTCTGGATTCAAGGTTGGGAAGCTCAGGCGATCGCCTATGCTGGAGAAGGATTGGTTACCGTGGGACTGATAGCCATTGCCTTTGCTATCCTACAACAGAGTTGCCGGGAACTCGATGAGACTTGGATGTGGATCGGGCGATCGGCGATCGTTGCTTTCGGATCGGCCATCAGTTTAAGCATTTGGGTAATAGGTAATGGGTAA